A region from the Rosa rugosa chromosome 6, drRosRugo1.1, whole genome shotgun sequence genome encodes:
- the LOC133715363 gene encoding uncharacterized protein LOC133715363, with protein MVRIRKNLKVSPLQFFPNVAPEDLQPHICKLNQSPWDSSPCPFDLLLDSSPLQFEAGEGFIGNGSLGDSIAAVESVASPMDIDKAEMAIGDVLDDVDRAIVRCQKNDGRSWQCKKEAKEGFLFCDHHIRRSSYGNNNVTSNGNILPSNFVASKKDTAAAPAKTLAGTRRARPKAVKKGASSANPYEFYYYSGFGPKWGRKRGKKGEVVVEEEEEANNTESAAGKVATSCSTSSANTDPQPSSPHNVGNGDQLDYMEDDFDDEDGSDEEGGPRRMRRPVKARSLMSIINVKAQE; from the exons ATGGTCAGGATCCGCAAGAACTTGAAGGTGTCGCCGCTCCAGTTCTTCCCCAACGTAGCTCCTGAGGACCTGCAGCCCCACATCTGCAAGCTGAACCAGTCTCCTTGGGATTCGAGCCCCTGCCCTTTCGACCTCCTCCTCGACTCGTCGCCGCTCCAG TTCGAAGCTGGGGAGGGTTTTATCGGAAATGGGAGCTTGGGGGATTCTATTGCAGCTGTCGAGAG CGTTGCGTCGCCGATGGATATCGACAAGGCAGAAATGGCGATCGGCGATGTGTTGGATGACGTCGACAGAGCAATTGTGAGGTGTCAGAAGAACGACGGCAGGAGCTGGCAATGCAAGAAGGAAGCGAAAGAAGGCTTCTTATTTTGTGACCATCATATCCGAAGGTCGTCCTATGGTAACAACAACGTTACTAGCAATGGCAATATTCTTCCCTCCAACTTCGTGGCTTCGAAGAAGGACACGGCGGCGGCCCCGGCCAAGACGCTGGCCGGAACCCGCCGTGCCAGACCCAAGGCGGTGAAGAAGGGGGCGTCGTCGGCGAACCCGTATGAGTTCTACTACTATTCGGGGTTCGGCCCAAAATGGGGCCGAAAGAGAGGCAAGAAAGGcgaggtggtggtggaggaggaggaggaggccaaTAATACTGAGTCAGCAGCTGGAAAGGTTGCAACTTCTTGTAGTACTAGTAGTGCTAACACCGATCCCCAACCTTCTTCACCTCACAACGTTGGTAATGGGGATCAATTGGACTACATGGAAGACGACTTCGACGACGAGGATGGGAGCGACGAAGAAGGCGGCccgaggaggatgaggaggcCGGTGAAGGCTCGATCCTTGATGTCCATAATTAATGTAAAAGCTCAAGAATAA